The Parabacteroides sp. AD58 genome includes a window with the following:
- a CDS encoding ATP-binding protein, whose amino-acid sequence MNRLYPIGIQNFEDLRCGGYIYVDKTMLLYNLATTGKYYFLSRPRRFGKSLMLSTLDAYFSGKRELFKGLDMERLEKNWIVYPVLHMDLNTEKYDSEESLENKIELSLKQWEGLYGNNPDEYSLATRFEGIIRRAALKTGYKVVILIDEYDKPMLQAIGNPTLQTAYRNTLKAFYGALKSCDGFIRFAMLTGVTKFGKVSIFSDLNNLRDISMVQQYAEICGISQRELHTHFDEDIHMLSDQLGLSFDETCEQLKTNYDGYHFCYKSEGMYNPFSLLNTFANRQMGSYWFETGTPTYLVELMKLHHYKVEDLEHIITNGPVLDSIDAASTDPVPVIYQSGYLTIKDYNAEFENYTLGFPNREVEQGFFRFLLPHYASVSISKSPYEIQRFVEEVRHGDVDGFLNRLRTFFNDTPYELARDREVHYQNILYIVFKLMGFHTEVEYHTSRGGVDLVLKTSDYIYIMEFKLNGSAEEAIKQIEEKGYASAFSCDKRKLIKVGINFNDEIRSIERWIIA is encoded by the coding sequence GCGACAACCGGCAAGTACTATTTCCTGAGCCGTCCCAGACGATTTGGGAAGAGCCTGATGCTATCTACCCTTGATGCGTATTTCTCAGGTAAACGAGAATTGTTCAAAGGTCTTGACATGGAGCGTTTAGAGAAGAACTGGATAGTATATCCGGTCCTGCATATGGATTTGAATACAGAGAAATACGATTCTGAAGAGAGCCTGGAGAATAAAATCGAACTTTCCTTAAAGCAGTGGGAAGGTTTATACGGAAACAATCCGGATGAGTATTCGTTAGCCACCCGATTTGAAGGCATCATACGCAGAGCAGCCTTAAAAACAGGATATAAAGTAGTTATCCTTATCGACGAATATGACAAGCCCATGCTGCAGGCCATCGGGAATCCGACCTTACAAACCGCCTACAGAAACACGCTGAAAGCTTTTTATGGAGCCCTAAAGTCATGCGATGGTTTTATCCGCTTCGCTATGTTGACCGGAGTTACTAAGTTTGGCAAAGTCAGCATATTCAGTGATCTGAATAATCTTCGCGATATCTCAATGGTTCAGCAGTATGCCGAGATTTGTGGAATAAGCCAAAGAGAACTTCATACACATTTTGATGAAGATATACACATGCTTTCAGATCAGCTTGGATTAAGCTTTGATGAAACTTGTGAGCAACTGAAAACAAACTATGACGGCTATCATTTTTGCTATAAGTCAGAAGGCATGTACAATCCTTTCAGCTTATTGAATACCTTCGCCAACAGGCAGATGGGCAGTTATTGGTTTGAAACAGGAACTCCCACTTACCTGGTCGAATTAATGAAATTGCATCATTATAAAGTAGAGGATTTAGAACATATCATAACGAATGGTCCTGTACTCGATTCCATTGATGCAGCTTCTACTGATCCTGTACCAGTCATTTACCAAAGCGGATATCTGACGATTAAGGATTATAATGCAGAATTTGAGAATTATACCCTTGGATTCCCGAATCGGGAAGTTGAGCAAGGTTTCTTCCGCTTTCTTCTTCCCCATTATGCCTCTGTAAGTATAAGCAAATCGCCTTATGAAATTCAGCGTTTCGTTGAAGAAGTTCGCCACGGAGATGTGGATGGATTTCTGAACCGGCTGCGTACTTTTTTCAACGACACACCTTATGAACTGGCGCGCGACCGAGAAGTGCATTACCAGAATATCCTCTACATTGTATTCAAGCTAATGGGTTTCCATACAGAAGTCGAATATCATACTTCACGGGGGGGTGTTGATCTTGTACTGAAAACGTCCGATTATATCTATATCATGGAGTTCAAATTAAACGGAAGTGCCGAAGAAGCCATAAAACAAATTGAAGAAAAAGGCTATGCTTCTGCTTTTTCATGTGATAAACGAAAACTCATAAAAGTGGGTATAAACTTCAATGACGAGATACGAAGTATAGAACGCTGGATTATTGCTTAA
- a CDS encoding MATE family efflux transporter produces MQTIKNLTEGPIRKQLFNLALPIMGTSFIQMAYSLTDMAWVGRLGSEAVAAIGAVGILTWMTQSISLMNKVGAEVTVGHSIGAQNTEEAKMFASHNLTIGLLVSLVWGALLFIFAHPVISLYKLEPEITDMAVEYLRIVATGFPFVFLASAFTGIHNAAGLSKVPFYISGSGLLLNMILDPLFILGFGWGTAGAAYATWLSECAVVLLFVYQLKVRNRLWPGFHFFVRLKSIYSLKIVRIGLPVALLNGFFAIINLLMGRTASTYGGHIGLMALTAGGQVEAIAWNTSQGFSTALSAFTAQNYAARRRERIDQAYRTTLKMTSVFGLFCTLLFVFWGAEVFSIIVPEPAAYIAGGDFLRIDGYSMIFMMIEITMQGLFYGTGRTVPPAVISITFNTLRVPLAMGLGAAGLGVSGVWWAISISSTLKGIVSFIWFRILQKRIW; encoded by the coding sequence ATGCAAACAATCAAGAATCTGACAGAAGGTCCTATTAGAAAGCAATTGTTTAATTTAGCATTACCCATTATGGGTACTTCCTTTATTCAGATGGCTTATAGCCTGACGGATATGGCGTGGGTAGGCCGGTTGGGGAGTGAGGCAGTAGCAGCTATCGGAGCCGTAGGTATTTTAACCTGGATGACTCAATCGATTTCGCTTATGAATAAAGTCGGGGCAGAAGTGACTGTCGGTCATTCCATTGGTGCACAGAATACGGAAGAGGCCAAGATGTTTGCGTCTCATAACCTGACTATCGGATTATTGGTCTCTCTTGTCTGGGGAGCTCTGTTGTTTATCTTTGCTCATCCGGTGATCAGCCTCTACAAGTTGGAACCTGAAATTACCGATATGGCTGTCGAATACTTGCGTATTGTTGCTACCGGTTTCCCGTTTGTCTTTTTGGCTTCGGCATTTACCGGTATTCATAATGCGGCCGGACTAAGCAAAGTCCCTTTTTATATCAGTGGAAGCGGATTGTTGCTGAATATGATTCTCGATCCGCTATTCATCCTGGGCTTTGGTTGGGGAACGGCAGGTGCAGCTTATGCTACCTGGCTATCTGAATGTGCCGTTGTCTTGTTGTTTGTTTATCAGCTGAAAGTGCGTAACAGACTTTGGCCCGGATTCCATTTCTTCGTCCGGCTCAAATCTATTTACAGTCTGAAGATTGTCCGGATCGGTCTTCCGGTGGCTTTATTGAATGGCTTCTTTGCTATTATCAACTTGCTGATGGGACGAACGGCTTCTACGTATGGCGGGCATATCGGATTGATGGCCTTGACGGCCGGCGGACAGGTGGAAGCTATTGCGTGGAATACATCGCAGGGATTCAGTACGGCATTGAGTGCTTTTACGGCTCAGAACTATGCAGCCCGTCGGCGGGAACGTATTGATCAGGCCTATCGGACTACCTTGAAGATGACTTCTGTGTTCGGCCTTTTCTGTACGTTGCTCTTTGTGTTCTGGGGAGCAGAAGTCTTTTCTATCATTGTACCCGAACCGGCTGCTTATATAGCTGGAGGAGATTTCTTGCGTATTGATGGATATTCCATGATCTTTATGATGATCGAAATTACCATGCAGGGTTTGTTTTACGGAACGGGCCGTACGGTTCCTCCGGCTGTAATCAGCATTACATTCAATACTTTACGGGTTCCATTGGCTATGGGGTTAGGTGCTGCCGGGTTAGGAGTATCAGGCGTTTGGTGGGCCATCAGTATCTCTAGTACCTTAAAAGGAATCGTCTCTTTTATCTGGTTTCGTATCCTGCAAAAACGAATTTGGTAA
- a CDS encoding AGE family epimerase/isomerase — MNYAILAEKYKKELLEQVVPFWLEHSQDHQYGGYFTCLLRDGKVFDTDKFIWLQGREVWLFSFLYNKVEKRPEWLECAIQGGEFLKKYGHDGNFNWYFSLTQDGKPLVASYNIFSYTFAAMAFGQLSLATGNKEYEEIARKTYARILEKMDNPKGQWNKLVPGSRDLKNFALPMIMCNLSLEIEHLLDKETMDKTIELCIHEVMDVFYRPELGLVVENVLTNNQLSDSFEGRHLNPGHAIEAMWFIMDLGVRLNRPELIQKATDISLKMIRKGWDEKYGGIFYFMDRLGYPPQQLEWDQKLWWVHIESMICMAKGFLLTGNEECWQWFERVQDYTWTHFKDPEYPEWFGYLNRQGEVLLPLKGGKWKGCFHVPRGMYQCWQTLQQCADKYK; from the coding sequence ATGAATTATGCCATTTTAGCTGAGAAGTACAAAAAGGAATTGCTCGAGCAAGTTGTTCCTTTCTGGTTGGAACATTCGCAGGACCACCAGTATGGAGGTTATTTTACTTGTCTGTTGAGAGACGGGAAAGTCTTTGATACGGATAAGTTCATCTGGTTGCAAGGACGAGAAGTCTGGCTCTTTTCTTTCTTATATAATAAGGTAGAGAAACGGCCGGAATGGTTGGAATGTGCCATTCAGGGCGGAGAGTTTCTGAAGAAATATGGTCATGACGGAAATTTTAACTGGTATTTTTCTTTAACGCAAGATGGCAAGCCTTTGGTGGCTTCTTATAACATTTTTTCTTATACCTTTGCAGCCATGGCGTTCGGACAGCTGAGTCTGGCTACCGGAAATAAGGAATATGAAGAAATTGCTCGAAAAACCTATGCGCGTATTTTAGAGAAGATGGATAATCCGAAAGGGCAATGGAATAAACTGGTGCCGGGCAGTCGCGACTTGAAGAATTTTGCCTTGCCGATGATCATGTGTAATCTGTCGCTTGAGATAGAACATCTGCTGGACAAGGAAACGATGGACAAAACAATCGAATTATGTATCCATGAAGTAATGGATGTTTTCTATCGGCCGGAGTTGGGATTGGTTGTAGAGAATGTATTGACCAATAACCAGTTGTCTGATTCGTTCGAAGGTCGTCATCTGAATCCGGGTCATGCCATTGAAGCGATGTGGTTTATCATGGATTTAGGCGTTCGTCTGAACCGTCCGGAGTTGATCCAGAAGGCTACGGATATTTCGCTGAAGATGATTCGGAAAGGTTGGGATGAGAAATACGGAGGTATTTTCTATTTCATGGATCGTCTGGGTTATCCGCCTCAGCAGTTGGAATGGGACCAGAAGCTTTGGTGGGTTCATATTGAATCGATGATTTGCATGGCGAAAGGATTCTTATTGACCGGCAATGAAGAATGTTGGCAATGGTTCGAACGTGTGCAGGATTATACCTGGACGCATTTCAAGGATCCGGAATATCCGGAATGGTTTGGGTATCTGAACCGGCAGGGCGAAGTGCTTTTACCTTTGAAAGGCGGTAAGTGGAAAGGATGCTTCCATGTGCCGAGAGGCATGTATCAGTGTTGGCAAACATTACAGCAGTGTGCTGACAAGTATAAATAA
- a CDS encoding ROK family transcriptional regulator, with the protein MATKFLLQDSRYKTTTLKKHLIQHLIISGNASIADIAKELQLSIPTVTKFVSELMNDNYILDLGKQNTPGGRKPNIYGLNPNAGYFVGVDVQVKKVLLATIDFCGNIIDEGHEERYNLEDTPEAFDHLCEIVQDYIQHLEIDASQVLQVGINLGGRVNPKTGFSYSFFHFDDKPLTEKIEKRIGIPVNLENDSRAMMYGEFLAGVVKNEKNILFININWGLGAGIIIDGKPYYGKSGFSGEIGHVCALDNEIICNCGKKGCLETEASGYAIERMLNERKAQGCTSILWDMMEEHGEFLLSDFVEAVLREDVLAIEIVEHIGFVLGRWVAGLINLLNPEMVILGGPLSATQDYLRLPVQSAIRKYSLNLVNQDTELVVSKLGIRGGLIGACMLSRSRLLGMI; encoded by the coding sequence ATGGCAACAAAATTTTTATTGCAAGATAGTAGGTATAAAACTACTACATTGAAAAAACACTTGATACAACATTTGATCATATCGGGGAATGCTTCTATCGCCGATATCGCTAAAGAATTGCAATTAAGCATTCCGACCGTGACGAAGTTTGTATCAGAATTAATGAACGACAACTATATTCTAGATTTAGGCAAACAGAACACACCGGGGGGAAGAAAGCCGAATATATATGGCTTGAACCCGAATGCGGGATATTTTGTGGGAGTTGATGTGCAGGTAAAAAAGGTATTGCTGGCTACTATTGACTTCTGTGGAAATATTATTGATGAAGGGCATGAAGAAAGATATAATCTGGAAGATACACCCGAAGCTTTTGATCACTTGTGTGAAATCGTGCAGGACTATATCCAGCATTTGGAAATAGATGCGAGCCAGGTTCTACAAGTTGGAATTAATTTAGGTGGACGGGTTAATCCGAAAACAGGTTTCTCTTATTCATTCTTCCATTTTGATGATAAGCCTTTGACTGAGAAAATAGAAAAACGAATAGGCATACCTGTTAATTTGGAGAATGACTCGCGGGCAATGATGTATGGTGAGTTCTTGGCTGGTGTAGTTAAGAACGAAAAGAACATTTTGTTTATCAACATCAATTGGGGATTAGGTGCCGGAATCATTATTGATGGAAAGCCTTACTATGGGAAATCTGGTTTTTCCGGAGAAATCGGACATGTCTGTGCTCTTGATAACGAGATAATCTGTAACTGCGGGAAAAAAGGATGCCTGGAAACGGAAGCTTCTGGTTATGCCATTGAACGGATGCTGAATGAAAGGAAAGCTCAAGGTTGTACATCTATTCTGTGGGATATGATGGAAGAGCATGGAGAATTTCTTTTAAGCGACTTCGTAGAGGCTGTTTTGCGGGAAGATGTCCTGGCCATAGAAATTGTTGAGCACATTGGTTTCGTATTGGGTCGATGGGTAGCAGGTTTAATTAATTTGCTGAATCCTGAAATGGTAATTTTAGGAGGACCGCTTTCGGCGACACAAGACTATTTGCGCTTACCCGTACAAAGTGCGATTCGTAAATACTCGCTGAACTTAGTCAATCAGGATACGGAGCTGGTTGTTTCTAAATTAGGTATTCGTGGCGGATTGATTGGTGCTTGTATGTTGTCGCGCAGCCGTTTGTTAGGAATGATTTAA
- a CDS encoding thiol protease/hemagglutinin PrtT: MRKIATIFLALLCFSPTWAKQLTQEEAWKVARSFFNQSGSLRSAGEIHLVALSGDLIESSSLRSTSGQTAFYVFNQGNSAYAIVSGDDRMKPVLAYSNTGAFVVENIPSNIKALLTAYQDYYSQLDNQQKLPQPVNFKSSNTFSEDVQPLLGDINWNQDEPYYNLCPEVEGKRSVTGCVATAMAMVMKYFEYPQKGIGSHSYKTPAGNDCSFNFGATTFDWKNMLPQYTAGKYTDAQGKAVAELMYACGVAVEMDYSPDGSGAMSSIVADALINYFGYSKNMGYVSRNYFSTQEWMEMVKKELNEKRPILYCGASKEVGHEFVLDGYDKNNLVHVNWGWGGMNNGYFEIASLEPSSPGIGGGSSLGGGFIFQQGMVTGMHPESQSTPYTSYFTLGELKASKSSFSQNENFDLTAINFYNMTSTFYKGEVGIIVEGKDGVQHPIKSYTFDDKVNTDYGYETLNLENITIPAEIKDGTYNLYLGTKEERESQYSRVRSTIGCGTEYILTIKDSKCNLNVFTGLLNLETDLNVSIRSLHGLYEGINGDFELTFSNSSSQSEFYGMAGVMLLTKEKDPQIVTILGKTQLLLPANTQEQKHLVSESLTQQTQTDSIIPISEGDYLAATCIQWGNYWYSIGEPLEIQIKKGKICESVIAQNAAVAQSKIGLDDPLQVTADLLLDGEGDVFNNIIVAAIFAEGESSTQNMHTSSVFIESCNLPYKLSMNFNPNVTAGKYAVVLFQYVKGDFVQLTPGIPFEVSATPTGIEDLSSTNGVTVYGISSNNVLRIRTSALAKNATIYSITGHKIHQEELTPGIGNDYSFQVNHLNKGFYILVVQTTDGKTYSTKFRKK, encoded by the coding sequence ATGAGAAAGATTGCAACTATTTTTTTAGCATTATTATGCTTTTCTCCAACATGGGCTAAACAACTCACGCAAGAAGAGGCTTGGAAAGTAGCTCGTAGTTTTTTCAACCAGTCAGGAAGTCTGCGGTCGGCAGGAGAAATTCACCTAGTCGCCCTATCTGGAGATTTAATCGAATCTTCATCTTTACGAAGTACTTCTGGACAAACGGCATTTTATGTATTCAACCAGGGGAATTCGGCTTATGCCATTGTTTCAGGCGATGACCGGATGAAACCCGTCTTGGCTTATTCCAATACAGGAGCCTTTGTTGTTGAGAACATACCGTCTAATATAAAAGCTTTATTAACCGCCTATCAGGATTACTATAGCCAGCTCGATAATCAACAGAAATTACCTCAGCCTGTTAATTTCAAGTCATCAAACACTTTTAGTGAGGATGTACAACCTTTATTAGGTGACATCAACTGGAATCAGGATGAACCTTATTATAATCTATGTCCGGAAGTTGAAGGAAAAAGATCTGTTACAGGTTGTGTCGCCACAGCCATGGCCATGGTTATGAAATACTTTGAATATCCTCAAAAAGGAATAGGATCACATTCTTACAAAACTCCAGCCGGAAATGATTGCTCTTTTAATTTTGGAGCGACCACCTTCGACTGGAAAAACATGCTTCCCCAATACACCGCTGGGAAGTATACTGATGCACAAGGAAAAGCTGTTGCAGAATTGATGTATGCCTGTGGAGTGGCCGTTGAAATGGACTATTCTCCTGACGGATCCGGAGCCATGTCAAGCATCGTGGCAGATGCTCTCATCAATTATTTCGGCTACAGTAAAAACATGGGATATGTTTCCCGCAATTATTTTAGCACTCAGGAATGGATGGAGATGGTCAAAAAGGAATTGAATGAAAAACGTCCTATCTTATACTGTGGAGCATCCAAAGAAGTAGGTCATGAATTTGTACTCGACGGCTATGATAAAAACAATCTGGTTCATGTCAACTGGGGTTGGGGCGGCATGAATAACGGTTACTTTGAGATCGCCTCACTGGAACCAAGCTCTCCCGGAATCGGAGGAGGCAGTAGCTTAGGAGGAGGTTTTATATTCCAGCAAGGTATGGTGACAGGTATGCATCCAGAATCCCAATCCACCCCCTACACTTCATACTTCACGTTGGGAGAACTAAAAGCAAGCAAATCATCTTTTAGTCAGAATGAGAATTTTGACCTGACGGCAATCAACTTCTACAACATGACTTCGACGTTCTATAAAGGAGAAGTAGGAATCATCGTGGAAGGGAAAGACGGCGTACAGCATCCGATCAAAAGCTACACTTTTGATGACAAAGTAAATACTGATTATGGATATGAGACGTTAAACCTTGAGAATATAACAATCCCGGCAGAAATCAAAGACGGCACGTACAACTTATATCTGGGAACCAAAGAAGAACGGGAAAGCCAATATAGCCGGGTTCGTAGTACGATAGGATGTGGAACAGAATATATTCTAACGATAAAAGACAGTAAATGTAATCTCAATGTATTTACCGGATTACTAAATTTAGAGACAGATCTGAATGTATCCATCCGATCCTTACATGGCTTATATGAAGGAATAAACGGAGATTTTGAATTGACATTCTCCAATTCAAGTAGCCAAAGTGAATTTTATGGAATGGCAGGAGTAATGCTGCTCACCAAAGAAAAAGATCCTCAAATAGTAACAATCCTCGGGAAAACCCAATTATTATTGCCGGCTAATACCCAGGAACAAAAGCATCTTGTTTCAGAAAGTCTGACCCAACAAACACAAACAGATTCAATTATTCCTATCTCTGAAGGAGATTATTTGGCTGCTACCTGCATCCAATGGGGAAATTATTGGTATTCAATAGGAGAACCTTTGGAGATACAAATTAAGAAAGGTAAAATCTGTGAAAGCGTCATTGCTCAGAACGCTGCAGTTGCCCAGTCTAAAATAGGGCTGGATGATCCATTGCAAGTGACAGCCGACCTTCTTTTAGATGGAGAAGGCGACGTATTTAACAATATAATTGTAGCGGCTATCTTTGCTGAAGGAGAATCTTCTACCCAAAACATGCATACTTCTTCCGTGTTTATTGAAAGCTGCAACTTACCTTATAAGCTGTCAATGAACTTTAATCCTAATGTGACAGCCGGGAAATATGCCGTTGTTCTCTTCCAGTATGTTAAAGGTGACTTTGTGCAATTAACTCCAGGCATACCATTTGAAGTATCAGCAACACCAACGGGTATAGAAGATCTCTCAAGTACTAACGGAGTAACAGTTTACGGAATCTCTTCAAACAATGTGTTACGAATCAGAACTTCTGCATTAGCTAAAAATGCAACCATTTATTCAATAACTGGGCATAAAATTCATCAAGAGGAACTGACTCCCGGCATTGGAAATGATTACTCTTTCCAAGTAAATCATCTAAATAAAGGTTTCTACATTCTGGTTGTACAAACAACAGACGGGAAAACTTATTCTACAAAATTCCGGAAAAAGTAA